The following proteins come from a genomic window of Pectobacterium actinidiae:
- a CDS encoding 2Fe-2S iron-sulfur cluster-binding protein, protein MAEYEITISGNSGKHKITCSDDTYILDAAEEAGIDLPYSCRAGACSSCLCKVTSGSYNDSDQSFLNDSQREKYILSCVTYPSSDMTIVSHVEDELVDSEC, encoded by the coding sequence ATGGCTGAATATGAAATAACAATTTCAGGGAACAGTGGAAAGCATAAAATAACATGCAGCGATGATACCTATATACTTGACGCTGCTGAGGAGGCTGGAATAGATCTTCCCTATAGCTGTCGGGCTGGGGCCTGTTCATCATGCTTATGCAAGGTGACTTCTGGGAGCTATAATGATAGTGACCAGTCTTTCCTCAATGATTCCCAAAGGGAAAAGTATATATTGTCTTGTGTTACGTACCCTTCATCAGATATGACAATAGTTAGCCATGTTGAGGATGAGCTGGTTGACTCGGAGTGTTGA
- the pelA gene encoding pectate lyase PelA: MKYLLPSAAAGLLLLAAQPTMAANTGGYATTDGGDISGAVKKTARSLQEIVDIIEAAKKDSSGKAVKGGAYPLVITYNGNEDALIKAAEANICGQWSKDPRGVEIKEFTKGITILGTNGSSANFGIWMVNSSNVVVRNMRFGYMPGGAKDGDAIRIDNTPNVWIDHNEIFAKNHECEGTPDGDTTFESAIDIKKASTNVTVSYNYIHGVKKVGLSGSSNTDTGRNLTYHHNIYSDVNSRLPLQRGGQVHAYNNLYSGVTDSGLNVRQKGIALIESNWFENAKNPVTARNDTSNFGTWELRNNNITSPSDFAKYNITWGKPSSAHINADDWKSTGKFPAVSYSYSPVSAQCVKDKLASYAGVGKNQAVLTAANCK; the protein is encoded by the coding sequence ATGAAATACCTACTGCCTTCTGCAGCCGCTGGGCTGTTGCTGCTTGCTGCCCAACCTACGATGGCGGCAAATACAGGGGGTTATGCCACCACGGACGGCGGCGACATTTCCGGTGCGGTGAAAAAGACAGCGCGTTCTCTGCAAGAGATCGTCGATATCATTGAAGCTGCGAAAAAAGATTCAAGCGGTAAAGCGGTCAAAGGCGGAGCCTATCCGCTCGTCATTACCTACAACGGTAATGAAGATGCGCTAATCAAAGCCGCTGAAGCTAACATCTGCGGCCAGTGGAGCAAAGATCCGCGCGGTGTAGAAATTAAAGAGTTCACCAAGGGGATCACCATCCTCGGTACCAACGGTTCTTCCGCTAACTTCGGTATCTGGATGGTTAACTCTTCCAATGTTGTCGTGCGTAATATGCGTTTCGGCTACATGCCGGGCGGAGCAAAAGATGGCGATGCCATCCGCATCGATAACACACCAAATGTCTGGATCGATCACAACGAGATCTTCGCCAAGAACCACGAATGCGAAGGTACGCCAGACGGTGACACGACCTTTGAGTCTGCTATTGATATTAAAAAAGCATCAACCAACGTCACGGTGTCGTACAACTATATCCATGGCGTGAAAAAGGTCGGTCTGAGCGGTTCAAGCAACACGGATACCGGCCGTAACCTGACTTACCATCACAACATTTACAGCGATGTTAACTCACGTCTGCCACTACAGCGTGGTGGTCAGGTACACGCATACAATAACTTGTATAGCGGTGTTACAGATTCAGGCCTGAATGTCCGTCAGAAAGGGATTGCGCTGATCGAAAGCAACTGGTTCGAAAATGCGAAAAACCCAGTAACGGCACGCAACGATACTTCCAATTTCGGTACCTGGGAACTCCGTAACAACAACATTACCAGCCCATCTGATTTTGCTAAATACAACATCACTTGGGGTAAACCTTCTTCAGCTCACATCAATGCGGATGACTGGAAAAGCACCGGTAAATTCCCAGCTGTCTCATATAGCTACTCTCCAGTTTCTGCACAATGCGTGAAGGATAAACTGGCAAGCTACGCTGGCGTAGGTAAAAACCAGGCGGTACTGACAGCAGCCAACTGTAAATAA